One window from the genome of Megalobrama amblycephala isolate DHTTF-2021 linkage group LG4, ASM1881202v1, whole genome shotgun sequence encodes:
- the ungb gene encoding uracil-DNA glycosylase isoform X1, whose translation MTWQHNSDAAVFVKGSLRNANECIHSAYTYLTLDMSNESCKEQVTSKSMQLSEEQLHQIEQNRRAALERLASRNVPVPVGESWRRQIGTEFTKPYFTKLMSFVTMERKCFTVYPSPEQVFYCTTLCAIEDVKVVILGQDPYHHPGQAHGLAFSVLRPKPPPPSLENIFTELTEDIVGFQHPGHGDLTEWAKQGVLLLNSVLTVRAHQPTSHEGQGWELFTDAVVLWLSRNLNGLVFLLWGSYAQRKGRVIDRKRHHVLETSHPSPYSAHLGFFGCRHFSKTNMLLKASGKNLIDWTAL comes from the exons ATGACATGGCAGCATAACAGTGATGCAGCAGTATTTGTGAAGGGGTCTCTGAGAAACGCCAACGAGTGCATACACAGTGCATACACTTATCTTACTTTGGACATGTCAAACG AATCCTGCAAAGAGCAAGTTACTAGTAAGAGCATGCAGCTCAGTGAGGAGCAGCTGCATCAGATAGAGCAGAACAGACGCGCCGCACTTGAACGACTGGCCAGCCGAAACGTACCTGTACCTGTTGGTGAAAGCTGGCGAAGACAAATTGGGACTGAATTTACAAAAccttattttacaaaa ctaaTGTCTTTTGTTACAATGGAGAGGAAATGCTTTACTGTCTATCCCAGCCCTGAGCAGGTGTTTTATTGCACAACTTTGTGTGCAATTGAAGAT GTAAAAGTGGTCATTCTTGGGCAAGACCCCTATCACCATCCAGGTCAAGCCCATGGTTTGGCCTTCAGTGTGCTGAGGCCTAAACCTCCTCCTCCTAG TTTGGAAAACATATTTACGGAGCTGACAGAAGATATTGTTGGCTTCCAGCATCCAGGTCATGGAGACCTTACAGAATGGGCTAAACAGG GTGTTCTGCTGCTGAATTCTGTGTTGACAGTGAGGGCTCATCAACCCACCTCTCATGAGGGTCAAGGCTGGGAGCTCTTCACAGATGCTGTGGTCCTGTGGCTCAGCAGGAACCTCAATGGCCTGGTCTTTCTGCTTTGGGGCTCGTATGCTCAGAGGAAAGGCAGAGTGATTGACAGA aAACGTCATCATGTCCTTGAGACTTCACATCCATCACCATACTCTGCACATTTAGGCTTCTTTGGATGCAGGCACTTCTCTAAAACTAACATGCTACTTAAAGCATCAGGAAAAAATCTGATTGATTGGACAGCTCTCTGA
- the ungb gene encoding uracil-DNA glycosylase isoform X2, translating to MQLSEEQLHQIEQNRRAALERLASRNVPVPVGESWRRQIGTEFTKPYFTKLMSFVTMERKCFTVYPSPEQVFYCTTLCAIEDVKVVILGQDPYHHPGQAHGLAFSVLRPKPPPPSLENIFTELTEDIVGFQHPGHGDLTEWAKQGVLLLNSVLTVRAHQPTSHEGQGWELFTDAVVLWLSRNLNGLVFLLWGSYAQRKGRVIDRKRHHVLETSHPSPYSAHLGFFGCRHFSKTNMLLKASGKNLIDWTAL from the exons ATGCAGCTCAGTGAGGAGCAGCTGCATCAGATAGAGCAGAACAGACGCGCCGCACTTGAACGACTGGCCAGCCGAAACGTACCTGTACCTGTTGGTGAAAGCTGGCGAAGACAAATTGGGACTGAATTTACAAAAccttattttacaaaa ctaaTGTCTTTTGTTACAATGGAGAGGAAATGCTTTACTGTCTATCCCAGCCCTGAGCAGGTGTTTTATTGCACAACTTTGTGTGCAATTGAAGAT GTAAAAGTGGTCATTCTTGGGCAAGACCCCTATCACCATCCAGGTCAAGCCCATGGTTTGGCCTTCAGTGTGCTGAGGCCTAAACCTCCTCCTCCTAG TTTGGAAAACATATTTACGGAGCTGACAGAAGATATTGTTGGCTTCCAGCATCCAGGTCATGGAGACCTTACAGAATGGGCTAAACAGG GTGTTCTGCTGCTGAATTCTGTGTTGACAGTGAGGGCTCATCAACCCACCTCTCATGAGGGTCAAGGCTGGGAGCTCTTCACAGATGCTGTGGTCCTGTGGCTCAGCAGGAACCTCAATGGCCTGGTCTTTCTGCTTTGGGGCTCGTATGCTCAGAGGAAAGGCAGAGTGATTGACAGA aAACGTCATCATGTCCTTGAGACTTCACATCCATCACCATACTCTGCACATTTAGGCTTCTTTGGATGCAGGCACTTCTCTAAAACTAACATGCTACTTAAAGCATCAGGAAAAAATCTGATTGATTGGACAGCTCTCTGA